In Candidatus Methanosphaera massiliense, the following are encoded in one genomic region:
- a CDS encoding hydantoinase/oxoprolinase family protein yields MKIMGLDIGGANTDCAIVNLNENNIMTSIKKNKVYLPMWKDNDKLPECLLKLTENDKDIDVICVTMTAELADSYTTKKEGVLDISNKVVTTFPDKDIFFVTLEGLKTYEEILENPLIVAAANWVGTAHIIGYIKKDCIFIDMGSTTTDIIPIKDGKEVASGHTDLERLGTGELVYTGMLRTNLATIVNQVPVNNVKTGVSSELFSITADIHRILGHISEKEYTCDTPDGKGKDIVSCKRRLSRLVCADLDSLSDANINNITHYIHEKQIHQLTKGLLKVVENNGMDTVIITDLGHGNVCELAAKRLGLNIINIADYFSKEAMSILTAIGAIQMYLEEYVAKELPLGYYV; encoded by the coding sequence ATGAAAATTATGGGTTTAGATATTGGTGGAGCAAACACCGACTGTGCTATTGTTAATCTTAACGAAAATAATATCATGACTTCTATTAAAAAAAATAAAGTATATTTACCAATGTGGAAGGATAATGACAAATTACCAGAATGCTTACTAAAATTAACTGAAAATGATAAGGATATTGATGTAATATGTGTAACAATGACAGCAGAACTTGCTGATTCATACACTACTAAAAAAGAAGGAGTACTTGACATATCAAACAAAGTAGTAACTACTTTTCCAGATAAGGATATATTTTTCGTAACCTTGGAAGGTTTAAAAACTTATGAAGAAATTTTAGAAAATCCATTAATTGTAGCTGCTGCTAATTGGGTGGGAACTGCTCATATTATAGGATATATTAAAAAGGATTGTATATTTATTGATATGGGAAGTACAACTACAGATATTATACCAATAAAAGATGGAAAAGAAGTAGCATCTGGCCATACTGATCTTGAAAGATTAGGTACTGGTGAATTAGTTTATACTGGTATGTTAAGAACAAATCTTGCAACTATAGTTAATCAAGTTCCTGTTAACAACGTAAAAACAGGTGTAAGTAGTGAATTATTTTCAATAACCGCAGATATCCATAGAATTCTTGGACATATCTCCGAAAAAGAGTACACCTGTGATACTCCTGATGGTAAAGGTAAAGATATTGTATCCTGTAAAAGAAGATTAAGCCGTCTAGTATGTGCTGATTTAGATAGTCTATCAGATGCTAATATTAACAATATAACTCACTACATTCATGAAAAACAGATTCATCAATTAACAAAGGGTTTATTAAAAGTTGTTGAAAATAATGGAATGGACACTGTAATAATAACAGACCTCGGTCATGGAAATGTATGTGAACTAGCAGCAAAACGTCTTGGATTAAATATTATTAACATAGCCGATTACTTTTCAAAAGAAGCTATGAGTATCCTCACCGCCATAGGTGCTATTCAAATGTATCTGGAGGAATACGTAGCCAAGGAATTACCTCTAGGATACTACGTATAA
- a CDS encoding ATP-grasp domain-containing protein produces the protein MLKSILSDLNDVEDYLVDYIVSDNLSFDEFPNCNVIHVDDLFSWLDVNCEYYDCCLFIAPEDDLIQYKITLILEKHGIPIIGSNSSASYTCTSKSRTYDEIPDNILKVPSKIINVNNIDYENINSILKKKKLIIKPDNRTSSDLIYKFNDIHQLRKIIKKYEKEDVLKALIQEYIPGNSISVSTICNNDHIDIISINSQEIKENTTQIEYTGCKTPIQHPLKKEIIEQTKKILTNIPGLRGFVGVDYIIHDKSIYFIEINSRITTPYIVLHELTDENLTKTLIENLLNNESRKIKIKSTGYFYK, from the coding sequence ATGTTAAAAAGTATTCTTTCTGATTTAAATGATGTTGAGGATTATTTAGTTGATTACATAGTAAGTGATAATTTATCTTTTGATGAGTTTCCTAATTGTAATGTTATTCATGTTGATGATTTGTTCTCCTGGTTAGATGTTAATTGTGAGTACTATGATTGCTGTTTATTTATTGCTCCTGAAGATGATTTGATTCAGTATAAGATTACACTTATTCTTGAAAAACATGGAATTCCTATAATTGGCTCAAATAGTTCTGCTTCTTATACATGTACTAGTAAAAGTAGAACATATGATGAAATACCTGATAATATATTAAAAGTTCCTTCAAAAATAATCAATGTAAATAATATAGATTATGAAAATATTAATAGTATTTTAAAGAAAAAGAAATTGATAATCAAACCAGACAATCGAACATCGTCTGACTTAATATACAAATTCAATGACATACACCAATTAAGAAAAATTATAAAGAAATATGAAAAAGAAGATGTACTAAAAGCATTAATTCAGGAATACATACCAGGTAATTCGATAAGTGTAAGTACTATATGTAACAATGACCACATAGACATTATTAGTATCAACTCACAGGAAATTAAGGAAAACACTACACAAATCGAATACACAGGGTGTAAAACACCTATACAACATCCACTAAAAAAGGAAATTATAGAACAAACAAAGAAAATATTAACAAACATTCCAGGGTTAAGAGGATTTGTTGGTGTAGACTACATTATTCATGATAAGAGCATATATTTCATTGAAATAAATTCGAGAATCACAACACCATACATTGTTTTACATGAATTAACAGATGAAAATTTAACAAAGACATTAATTGAAAACTTATTAAACAATGAAAGTAGAAAGATAAAAATAAAGAGTACTGGATATTTTTATAAATAA
- a CDS encoding nucleotide sugar dehydrogenase: MNFDTIQVGIFGLGHIGLPTAAILANNNIHVLGADVNTETVDNINKGLCSFKEPGLDDLVKKAVTNNYLKATSNLDVAAVESDILLVIVPTPIDENKKSDLSFVISACESIKKGLKKGNLVVIESTVPPETGINVIKPILEESGLKCGEDFYLSYSPERALPNNTIYEMTHNVRIIGGYDDKSADLTANLYSHITQGDIIKVKNITSAEMVKLMENTYRDVNIALSNEFALISEKIDVDVNEVIRAANYHPRVNIHTPGPGVGGHCIPVDPYFLIELAETYGTSARLISDSRKINNSMPQHVVDILLDNIDDVGDDFVISILGIAYKGNVDDIRETPSKTLIELLKDKGFNVVAHDPLVSDNVIESFGVKSVSYDEALDADCVIIMTDHDLYKDITPDMIKNNFIIVTRPILDSNKFRENGVNFQAIGDID; the protein is encoded by the coding sequence ATGAATTTTGATACAATACAAGTAGGAATATTTGGTTTAGGCCATATTGGATTACCTACAGCAGCAATACTAGCTAATAATAACATACATGTTCTTGGAGCTGATGTTAATACAGAAACTGTTGATAATATAAACAAAGGACTCTGTTCATTTAAAGAACCAGGATTAGATGATTTAGTTAAAAAAGCTGTTACTAATAATTATCTTAAAGCAACATCTAATCTGGATGTTGCAGCAGTAGAATCCGATATATTATTAGTTATTGTACCAACACCTATTGATGAAAATAAGAAATCCGATTTATCTTTTGTAATATCTGCATGTGAAAGTATTAAAAAGGGACTGAAGAAGGGTAATCTTGTTGTTATTGAAAGTACTGTTCCACCAGAAACAGGGATTAATGTTATTAAACCAATACTAGAAGAGTCTGGATTGAAATGTGGTGAAGACTTCTATCTATCATATAGTCCAGAAAGAGCATTGCCTAACAATACTATTTATGAGATGACACATAATGTCAGAATTATTGGTGGATATGATGATAAGAGTGCTGATTTAACAGCTAATTTATATTCTCATATAACACAGGGAGACATTATTAAAGTTAAAAATATTACGAGTGCTGAAATGGTTAAATTAATGGAAAACACGTATCGTGACGTTAACATTGCATTAAGTAATGAATTTGCATTGATTAGTGAAAAGATTGATGTTGATGTTAATGAGGTTATACGTGCTGCTAATTATCATCCAAGAGTAAATATTCATACTCCAGGTCCTGGTGTTGGTGGTCATTGTATTCCAGTTGACCCTTACTTCCTTATTGAATTAGCAGAGACTTATGGTACATCTGCTCGTTTAATTAGTGATTCAAGAAAGATTAATAATTCTATGCCACAGCATGTTGTGGATATCCTGTTAGATAACATTGATGATGTTGGTGATGATTTTGTTATCAGTATTCTTGGAATAGCATATAAGGGTAATGTTGATGATATACGTGAAACACCATCTAAAACACTTATTGAATTATTAAAAGATAAGGGTTTTAATGTTGTTGCCCATGATCCATTAGTATCGGACAATGTTATTGAATCATTTGGTGTTAAATCAGTGTCTTATGATGAAGCATTGGATGCTGATTGTGTTATTATTATGACTGACCATGATTTATATAAAGATATTACGCCGGACATGATTAAAAATAATTTTATTATAGTTACCCGACCTATTCTGGATTCAAATAAATTCCGTGAAAATGGTGTTAATTTCCAGGCAATTGGAGATATTGATTAA
- the wecB gene encoding non-hydrolyzing UDP-N-acetylglucosamine 2-epimerase, whose amino-acid sequence MKIGIVLGTRPEIIKMSPIIEEIENSDSELLLIHTGQHYDIEMSKQFFIDLKLPVPDYNIGIGSNTAINQISIIISELEKILTKEQVDIVLVQGDTNAVLAGALAANKLKIPVGHVEAGLRSFDKNMPEEINRIVADGCSTLYFVPTEETAINLQNEGINHNSIYVTGNSVVDACKRNLKIALETSKIKEEINSDEYIALTLHRAENVDDEERLRHIVHSLINLPYNFVFPVHPHTRKSLENLGLYEEIANCDHIQITKPLGYLDFLYLLSQSQLTLTDSGGVQEEAITLDIPCVTLRYNTERPETITAGGNILAGTESEEIMKNISDILDNKDIYDKMSRAKNPYGDGTTAKQICSIIKERYDKDNLKIRRADEIEDFEGYFMDTVHEDITVKEYEARNSGNIIEQVYSEGIPQYISEELNLNNKTIIYKRFKKID is encoded by the coding sequence ATGAAAATAGGAATAGTACTGGGAACACGACCTGAAATAATAAAGATGTCCCCGATAATTGAAGAAATAGAAAATAGTGACTCAGAGCTATTATTAATACACACGGGACAGCATTATGATATAGAAATGTCAAAACAATTCTTCATTGACTTAAAACTACCTGTACCAGACTATAATATTGGTATTGGATCAAACACTGCTATAAACCAGATAAGTATCATCATATCAGAACTAGAAAAAATATTAACAAAAGAACAGGTGGACATAGTACTAGTTCAGGGTGATACAAATGCAGTTCTTGCCGGTGCTCTGGCAGCAAACAAACTAAAAATACCTGTAGGACACGTTGAAGCAGGATTAAGATCATTTGATAAAAACATGCCTGAAGAAATTAATAGAATAGTAGCAGATGGATGCTCAACACTATACTTTGTGCCAACAGAGGAAACAGCAATAAACCTACAAAATGAGGGAATAAATCACAACTCAATATATGTAACAGGAAACTCCGTAGTAGATGCATGTAAAAGAAACCTAAAAATAGCATTAGAAACTAGTAAAATTAAAGAAGAAATAAATAGCGACGAATATATTGCATTGACATTACACAGAGCAGAAAATGTGGATGATGAAGAACGCTTAAGACATATTGTTCATAGTCTAATCAATTTACCATACAACTTTGTATTTCCAGTACATCCACATACAAGAAAATCACTAGAAAACCTGGGACTATATGAAGAAATAGCTAACTGTGACCACATACAGATTACTAAACCGTTAGGCTACCTTGACTTCTTATACTTACTATCACAAAGTCAATTAACATTAACTGATTCTGGAGGAGTACAGGAAGAAGCAATAACCCTTGATATTCCATGTGTAACACTAAGATATAATACTGAACGTCCAGAAACAATAACTGCTGGTGGAAATATTCTTGCAGGAACTGAATCAGAGGAGATAATGAAAAATATCAGCGATATTCTAGACAATAAGGATATTTATGATAAAATGAGCCGTGCCAAGAATCCGTATGGTGATGGAACCACAGCAAAACAGATATGTTCAATAATTAAGGAAAGATATGATAAAGATAATCTTAAAATTAGGCGTGCTGATGAAATAGAAGACTTTGAAGGATATTTCATGGACACTGTCCATGAAGATATTACTGTTAAGGAATATGAAGCAAGAAATTCTGGAAATATTATAGAACAAGTGTATTCTGAAGGAATCCCCCAGTATATCTCTGAGGAATTAAATCTTAATAATAAGACAATTATCTATAAAAGATTTAAAAAAATCGATTGA
- the truA gene encoding tRNA pseudouridine(38-40) synthase TruA — translation MRRVALKIAYIGTGFHGYQRQPNYRTVEGELLKVFKETHIIEDTWDAHYSVAGRTDKGVHSTGNVISFITDEDIHINQLNGLLPDDIKIIGEARVPYGFKVRFPLTRTYTYIQPIDPFKEDKLDITKIRQAMQYFIGKHNFRNFSKRNEKNPNREIKNIEVEVKDNILIFTITGQSFLWNMVRKMVTSLLLVGYGELEVDTINKLLQPVELRQYIRLRPAPANGLILSDMEYKNIKFKDSQYAKDKLIEVLKKEYIKHDQEKKADIKLIELLEKQE, via the coding sequence ATGAGACGCGTTGCACTAAAAATAGCCTATATTGGTACAGGATTTCATGGATACCAAAGACAGCCAAATTATAGAACAGTAGAAGGAGAACTATTAAAAGTATTCAAGGAAACACATATTATAGAAGACACATGGGATGCCCATTACTCAGTAGCAGGAAGAACAGACAAAGGAGTACATTCAACAGGAAATGTAATCTCATTCATAACCGATGAAGATATACATATTAATCAATTAAACGGATTACTACCTGATGATATTAAAATCATTGGCGAGGCAAGAGTACCCTATGGATTCAAGGTACGCTTTCCACTAACAAGAACATACACATACATCCAACCAATAGACCCCTTTAAAGAAGATAAACTAGACATAACTAAAATCAGACAAGCAATGCAGTACTTTATAGGTAAACATAATTTCCGAAACTTCTCTAAACGGAACGAGAAAAATCCAAACAGAGAAATAAAAAATATTGAAGTTGAAGTTAAAGACAACATACTGATATTCACAATTACAGGACAAAGCTTCCTATGGAATATGGTAAGAAAAATGGTAACATCCCTCCTGCTAGTAGGATATGGAGAACTTGAAGTTGATACCATAAATAAACTACTTCAGCCAGTAGAATTAAGACAATACATTCGATTAAGACCAGCTCCTGCAAATGGATTAATTCTTAGTGACATGGAATATAAGAATATAAAATTTAAAGATTCACAATATGCTAAAGATAAGCTAATAGAAGTACTTAAAAAAGAGTACATAAAACATGACCAGGAAAAAAAGGCAGATATCAAATTAATCGAATTACTAGAAAAACAAGAATAA
- the hisA gene encoding 1-(5-phosphoribosyl)-5-[(5-phosphoribosylamino)methylideneamino]imidazole-4-carboxamide isomerase yields MIIIPAVDIKHGKCVQLVQGEPGTEQIELDNPAEVAKQWELKGAKRLHIVDLDGALGSGENIGIVHDIIENTTVPIQMGGGIRTKENVKNLLDAGIQTVIIGTMAIKNPDIIKELSDEYGSERICVSLDSKDNKVVTHGWTESTDKTPLEYAQIFEDKGAGSILFTNVDVEGLLGGINIEPVKELLENISIPIIYSGGITSLDDLKTLSDLGTDYVVIGSALYKGLIEFEDALEYQSD; encoded by the coding sequence ATGATAATTATACCAGCAGTAGATATTAAACATGGAAAATGTGTACAATTAGTACAGGGAGAACCTGGAACAGAACAAATAGAATTAGATAATCCTGCAGAGGTTGCAAAACAGTGGGAGTTAAAAGGTGCTAAAAGGTTACATATAGTTGACTTGGATGGTGCTCTTGGCAGTGGTGAAAATATTGGAATTGTTCATGATATTATTGAAAATACAACAGTACCTATCCAGATGGGTGGAGGTATCAGAACAAAAGAAAATGTTAAAAACTTACTAGATGCTGGAATCCAGACAGTTATCATTGGAACAATGGCTATAAAGAATCCTGATATTATTAAAGAATTATCTGATGAATATGGCTCTGAGAGAATATGTGTATCATTAGATAGTAAAGATAACAAGGTAGTTACACATGGATGGACAGAATCTACTGATAAAACACCATTAGAATACGCACAAATTTTTGAAGATAAGGGTGCTGGTTCAATATTATTTACTAATGTTGATGTCGAAGGATTACTTGGTGGAATAAATATTGAACCTGTTAAAGAATTACTTGAAAACATATCTATTCCAATTATTTATTCAGGGGGAATAACTTCTCTTGATGACTTGAAAACTTTAAGTGATTTAGGAACTGATTATGTTGTCATAGGTTCTGCTTTATACAAGGGTTTAATTGAATTTGAAGATGCTTTAGAATATCAATCTGATTAA
- a CDS encoding FAD synthase translates to MASGTFDIIHPGHSFYLNEAKKLGGHDAVLMVVVATDKTVKEHKRIPVIGEDQRCEMISMLKPVDEAYVGNEDDPFKIVKEKKPDIIAIGPDQHFDPEALHESLLKEGLDIKVVKIKNYKKFELDSTCKIIRKIKNTHFDDDSLRDCGD, encoded by the coding sequence ATGGCTTCTGGAACTTTTGATATCATTCATCCGGGACATAGCTTTTATTTGAATGAAGCAAAGAAATTAGGTGGACATGATGCTGTGTTAATGGTTGTTGTAGCTACAGATAAGACAGTAAAGGAACATAAACGTATTCCTGTTATTGGTGAAGATCAAAGATGTGAAATGATTAGCATGCTTAAACCTGTAGATGAGGCTTATGTAGGTAATGAGGATGACCCATTTAAAATAGTTAAAGAAAAAAAGCCAGATATCATTGCAATTGGTCCTGATCAACACTTTGACCCAGAAGCATTGCATGAATCTTTGCTTAAAGAGGGCTTAGATATTAAAGTCGTTAAAATTAAGAATTACAAGAAATTTGAGTTAGATAGTACTTGTAAAATTATTAGAAAAATCAAAAATACTCATTTTGATGATGATTCTCTTAGGGATTGTGGGGATTAA
- the cofH gene encoding 5-amino-6-(D-ribitylamino)uracil--L-tyrosine 4-hydroxyphenyl transferase CofH, producing MLDEIYNKSLDNEITKEEALDLVRSANQFELFDTADKLRQEIVGDKVTYVVNKAIDITDHCMIGCKFCSFRNHENYQMSDEEISDSIVQAKSVGATEICLFGGITKDMTIDYYCNLIKNIKDEHDICLHALSPAEVYQTAKNSNITTKEALSQLKDAGMDTMTGASAEILVDSIRKQICPNKLTTAQWSQVVKEAHELGIPTTSTIMYGSIETWEDRIEHMFILKEIQEETHGFTEFVPMTFLGENNELGKISNGATGIEDLKIHAISRIIFGNIIPNIQVSWVKLGLRMTQVALTCGANDIGGTMIEDKISTAAGGGYGGYLPVEKIKQLVTDIGRIPQERTTKYDLL from the coding sequence ATGTTAGATGAAATATACAATAAATCATTAGATAATGAAATTACAAAAGAAGAAGCTCTGGACTTAGTACGATCAGCAAATCAATTTGAATTATTTGACACAGCAGATAAACTAAGACAAGAAATAGTGGGTGACAAAGTAACATACGTAGTAAATAAGGCTATAGATATTACAGACCACTGTATGATAGGCTGCAAATTCTGCTCCTTCAGAAATCATGAAAATTACCAAATGTCTGACGAAGAAATATCAGACAGCATAGTTCAAGCTAAATCAGTAGGAGCAACAGAAATATGTCTATTTGGTGGAATAACAAAAGACATGACTATAGACTACTATTGTAATCTCATAAAAAATATCAAAGATGAACACGACATATGTTTACATGCATTATCCCCTGCAGAGGTATATCAGACAGCAAAAAATTCAAACATAACAACAAAAGAGGCATTATCACAATTGAAAGATGCAGGAATGGATACAATGACCGGAGCCTCAGCTGAAATATTAGTAGATTCAATAAGAAAACAAATATGTCCGAACAAACTAACAACAGCACAATGGTCACAGGTAGTAAAAGAAGCTCATGAACTAGGAATACCAACAACATCAACAATAATGTATGGAAGTATCGAAACATGGGAAGATAGAATAGAACACATGTTCATATTAAAAGAAATACAAGAAGAAACCCATGGATTCACAGAATTTGTACCAATGACATTCCTTGGAGAAAATAATGAATTAGGTAAAATATCAAACGGTGCAACAGGAATAGAAGATTTAAAAATACATGCAATTTCAAGAATAATCTTCGGAAACATAATACCTAATATTCAAGTTTCATGGGTTAAATTAGGTTTAAGAATGACACAAGTAGCATTAACATGTGGAGCTAATGATATTGGTGGAACCATGATTGAAGATAAAATATCTACAGCAGCTGGTGGAGGCTATGGTGGATATTTACCTGTGGAAAAAATCAAACAATTAGTAACAGATATTGGAAGAATACCACAAGAAAGAACAACTAAATATGATTTATTGTAA
- the atwA gene encoding methyl coenzyme M reductase system, component A2 yields MNFIEVKNVTKMFDNKAVLDNISLTVEEGEVLGILGRSGSGKSVLLNMLRGIPEYAPDEGEVIYHIAYCPECDYVDSPSKINERCKCGHKLESRDLNLWEASRTEFTAIKRRISIMLQRTFALYEEDTVIENIMKSFEDQRDPDNINKAINLLKMTRMEHRTTHIARDLSGGEKQRIVLARQLAKNPMLFLADEPTGTLDPKTAELIHAALLNGVKEKNITMIINSHWPEVIEDLSDRVIWLENGKIKEMGQPEEIVKEFVKEIPLPKKHEAVSIGDPLIEMKDLKKYYFSVSRGVVKSVDGVTLTINEGQIASIVGLSGAGKTTLSKLIAGLVEPSDGEIKIRLGEEWIDMSKKGPAHRGRVTPHIGLLHQDFSLYPYKTILGNLTDAISLDLPSEFAKMKSLHVLEAVGFKEEEAASLLEKYPDQMSGGERHRVAIAQVLIKEPNIVILDEPTGTMDPITRRDVTESILNAREELDQTFIIISHDMDFVLECCDTAALMRDGKLLDEGKPEEIVDQLTSQEKTKMLNKHATSEF; encoded by the coding sequence ATGAACTTTATAGAAGTTAAAAATGTAACAAAAATGTTTGATAACAAAGCAGTACTAGACAATATTAGCTTAACTGTCGAGGAAGGTGAAGTACTAGGTATACTTGGAAGAAGTGGATCAGGTAAATCAGTGCTCCTAAACATGCTTAGAGGAATACCTGAATATGCACCAGACGAAGGAGAAGTAATATACCACATCGCATACTGCCCTGAGTGTGATTACGTAGATTCCCCATCAAAAATAAACGAAAGATGCAAATGTGGACATAAATTAGAATCCCGTGACCTAAATCTATGGGAAGCATCAAGAACAGAATTTACTGCAATAAAAAGACGAATCTCAATCATGCTACAAAGAACATTTGCATTATACGAAGAAGACACAGTAATCGAAAACATAATGAAATCATTTGAAGACCAGAGAGACCCAGACAACATAAACAAGGCAATAAACCTCCTAAAAATGACAAGAATGGAACACAGAACAACACATATAGCACGTGATTTAAGCGGAGGAGAAAAACAAAGAATTGTACTAGCAAGACAACTAGCAAAAAATCCAATGCTATTTTTAGCAGACGAACCAACAGGAACACTAGACCCTAAAACAGCAGAACTAATACATGCAGCACTACTTAACGGAGTAAAAGAAAAAAATATAACCATGATTATAAACTCACACTGGCCAGAAGTAATAGAAGACCTATCAGACAGAGTAATATGGTTAGAAAATGGTAAAATCAAAGAAATGGGCCAGCCAGAAGAAATAGTTAAAGAATTCGTGAAAGAAATACCACTACCTAAAAAACACGAAGCAGTATCAATAGGTGATCCATTAATCGAAATGAAAGACCTCAAAAAATACTACTTCTCAGTATCAAGAGGAGTAGTTAAATCAGTAGACGGAGTAACACTAACAATCAACGAAGGACAAATAGCAAGTATTGTAGGACTAAGTGGAGCTGGAAAAACAACACTATCCAAACTAATCGCAGGACTAGTAGAACCAAGTGATGGAGAAATTAAAATAAGATTAGGAGAAGAATGGATAGACATGTCCAAAAAAGGACCAGCACACAGAGGACGTGTAACACCACATATAGGATTACTACACCAAGACTTCAGCCTATACCCATACAAAACAATACTAGGTAACCTCACAGATGCAATTAGTCTAGACTTACCATCAGAATTCGCAAAAATGAAATCACTACACGTGTTAGAAGCAGTAGGATTTAAAGAAGAAGAAGCAGCATCACTACTTGAAAAATATCCTGACCAAATGAGTGGAGGAGAAAGACACCGAGTAGCAATAGCACAAGTACTCATAAAAGAACCTAACATAGTTATACTTGATGAACCTACAGGTACAATGGATCCAATTACAAGACGAGATGTAACTGAATCAATATTAAATGCAAGAGAAGAACTAGATCAAACATTCATAATTATATCACACGATATGGACTTTGTATTAGAATGCTGTGATACAGCAGCGCTAATGCGTGATGGAAAACTATTAGACGAAGGAAAACCTGAAGAAATAGTGGATCAATTAACATCACAAGAAAAAACTAAAATGCTTAATAAACATGCAACTAGTGAATTTTAA
- a CDS encoding CBS domain-containing protein yields MLTAVQKEILQSLINLYRKSKCTSVKCESIADVMGRNSGTIRNQMQSLRSLGLVQGVPGPRGGYKPTLEAYHALNIENDPCEIHVPIYVNKELVSDISVNKIEFTSILRPGDCEATISVLGDIKQLDLDDTIKIGPTPVNNLTVSGTIIGRDDVDNVLLIKTKNIQSIPNIKIKEIAVPLTDKVAPNTSVYEVSKLLLNDNIRGVPVVDGDEILGVIRYPDILSVVAEKKLDSTAEEFMDETVVTAKDNISLINAMDLLQQNNVSSLVLLNEKSDISGIVSFTDILHRLVVFDD; encoded by the coding sequence ATGCTTACAGCAGTACAAAAAGAAATATTGCAAAGTTTGATAAATCTTTACAGAAAATCAAAATGTACCTCCGTGAAATGTGAAAGTATAGCAGATGTAATGGGTAGAAACTCTGGAACTATCCGTAATCAAATGCAATCACTAAGGAGTTTAGGATTAGTACAAGGAGTTCCTGGTCCGAGGGGAGGATATAAGCCTACATTAGAAGCATATCATGCATTAAACATAGAAAATGATCCATGTGAAATACATGTACCAATCTATGTGAATAAAGAACTAGTTTCTGATATATCTGTAAATAAAATAGAATTTACTAGTATCTTACGTCCAGGAGATTGTGAAGCAACAATATCTGTTTTAGGAGATATTAAACAACTAGATTTAGATGATACTATTAAAATAGGACCTACACCAGTAAATAATCTAACAGTAAGTGGTACAATCATAGGAAGAGATGATGTTGATAATGTTTTATTAATTAAAACAAAGAATATACAAAGTATTCCAAACATTAAAATAAAAGAGATAGCAGTACCATTAACTGATAAAGTAGCACCAAATACATCAGTATACGAGGTAAGTAAACTATTATTAAATGATAATATAAGAGGTGTACCAGTAGTAGATGGTGATGAAATACTAGGTGTAATAAGATACCCTGATATATTAAGCGTAGTAGCTGAAAAAAAATTAGACAGTACTGCAGAAGAATTTATGGATGAAACTGTTGTAACAGCTAAAGATAATATTAGCTTAATAAATGCTATGGATTTACTACAACAAAACAATGTATCCTCATTAGTACTATTAAATGAGAAAAGTGATATTTCAGGAATAGTATCCTTCACTGATATATTACATAGATTAGTAGTATTTGATGACTAA